A single Chloroflexota bacterium DNA region contains:
- a CDS encoding serine/threonine-protein phosphatase, whose product MFDFLFNRAKKETITMDDIQGIDGPAVVGSGTAPVAPPEPLRRPWARIGSLSDLGCQREINEDALVTLVVDFEQDNRRQSIGAFIVADGMGGHDRGELASQTAARTVLDELMRRLVAPAMNGQPAGGPLGDAMQSAVLAAHDRVRNELPGSGTTLTAALAIEDMLAIAHVGDSRAYICRDGVVTQATRDHSFVARLVEMGQATPEEAAVDPRRNFLLRAVGQADDLEVDFEFEPFPPGSRLLICSDGLWGHVEPGDLERILRESDDPQTACQSLIDRANQGGGPDNITAVIVMRS is encoded by the coding sequence ATGTTTGATTTCCTGTTCAATCGCGCCAAGAAGGAAACCATCACGATGGACGATATTCAGGGCATAGACGGCCCCGCCGTCGTGGGCAGCGGCACCGCGCCGGTCGCCCCCCCGGAACCGCTGCGCCGCCCGTGGGCGCGCATCGGCTCCCTGAGCGACCTGGGCTGTCAGCGCGAGATCAACGAGGATGCGCTGGTCACGCTGGTCGTCGATTTCGAGCAGGACAACCGCCGCCAATCGATCGGCGCGTTCATCGTCGCGGACGGCATGGGCGGCCATGATCGCGGCGAGCTCGCCAGCCAGACGGCGGCGCGCACGGTGCTCGATGAATTGATGCGCCGCCTGGTCGCGCCCGCCATGAACGGGCAGCCCGCCGGCGGGCCGCTGGGCGACGCCATGCAGAGCGCCGTGCTGGCGGCGCACGACCGCGTGCGCAACGAACTGCCCGGTTCGGGCACCACCCTGACGGCCGCGCTGGCGATCGAGGACATGCTCGCCATCGCCCATGTCGGCGACAGCCGCGCCTATATCTGCCGCGACGGCGTCGTCACACAGGCCACGCGCGATCACTCGTTCGTGGCGCGGCTCGTCGAGATGGGCCAGGCCACGCCGGAAGAGGCGGCCGTCGATCCGCGCCGCAACTTCCTGCTGCGCGCCGTGGGCCAGGCCGACGACCTGGAAGTGGACTTTGAGTTTGAGCCGTTCCCGCCCGGCAGCCGGCTGCTGATCTGCTCCGACGGCCTCTGGGGCCACGTCGAGCCTGGCGACCTGGAGCGCATCCTGCGCGAGTCGGATGACCCGCAGACCGCCTGCCAGAGCCTGATTGATCGGGCCAACCAGGGCGGCGGCCCGGACAACATCACCGCCGTAATCGTCATGCGCTCCTGA